In Sorghum bicolor cultivar BTx623 chromosome 10, Sorghum_bicolor_NCBIv3, whole genome shotgun sequence, one genomic interval encodes:
- the LOC8066404 gene encoding bax inhibitor 1, whose protein sequence is MEGFWDAQSQRRRTGGGGGFESLKRLGHISPAVQSHLKHVYLTLCSALVFSALGAYLHILLNVGGTLTTVGCLAAIAYLISLPASRDQERNRFALLMSAALLQGASVGPLVDLVIDFDPRILATAFVGTAIAFGCFSGAAIIANRREYLYLGGLLSSGLSILLWLQFATSIFGHTSTTFMIELYFGLLVFLGYMVFDTQEIIERAHGGDMDYIKHALTLFTDFVAVLVRILVIMMKNAQEKSEDEKKRKKR, encoded by the exons ATGGAGGGCTTCTGGGACGCGCAATCGCAGCGGAGGAGGacgggcggcggtggcggcttcGAATCGCTGAAGCGTCTGGGTCACATCTCACCCGCTGTGCAGTCGCACCTCAAACAC GTTTACCTCACCCTATGCTCCGCGCTGGTCTTCTCTGCGCTCGGCGCCTACCTCCACATCCTCCTCAACGTCGGAGGCACCCTCACGACCGTCGGATGCCTGGCCGCCATCGCCTACCTCATCTCCCTGCCCGCCTCACGGGACCAGGAGAGGAACCGCTTCGCCCTGCTCATGTCTGCCGCGCTCCTTCAAGGCGCCTCCGTTGGCCCGCTCGTCGACCTTGTTATTGACTTCGATCCGAG GATTCTCGCGACGGCGTTTGTCGGAACTGCAATTGCTTTTGGATGCTTCTCTGGCGCTGCCATCATCGCCAACCGCAGGGAGTACCTGTACCTTGGTGGTCTGCTTTCATCTGGCCTCTCCATTCTTCTCTGGCTGCAGTTTGCTACTTCAATCTTTGGCCACACCAGCACCACCTTCATGATCGAG CTCTACTTCGGCCTCCTGGTTTTCCTGGGATATATGGTGTTTGACACCCAGGAGATCATTGAGAGGGCGCACGGTGGGGACATGGACTACATCAAGCACGCACTGACTCTCTTCACCGACTTTGTTGCCGTTCTTGTTCGGATTCTTGTCATCATG ATGAAGAATGCGCAGGAGAAATCCGAAGAcgagaagaagaggaagaagcgCTAG